The DNA segment TGATCCGCGACCTGCGTGCCGTGGTCCGCCCTTCCCGCGTCTCGCTGCGCAAGGACAGTGGCGCTTACGACACCACCCGCGACCCCGCGACGCCCTCCGCCGTCATCGACTGCGCCGTCTACCGCAGCGGCGCCCGCGTCGAGACCCCGCAGCCGCTGACCCCGCACGAGGCGATGCGCCGGGTACGGCGGGACGGAGGCTTCGTGTGGATCGGGCTGCACGAGCCGACCGAGGCCGAATTCGCCGGTATCGCCAGTGAGTTCGGGCTGCACCCGCTGGCCGTCGAGGACGCGGTGCAGGCCCACCAGCGCCCCAAGCTGGAGCGCTACGACGACTCTCTGTTCACCGTCTTCAAGACCATCCACTACGTCGAGCACGACGAACTCACCGCCAACAGCGAGGTCGTCGAGACCGGCGAGGTCATGTGCTTCACCGGCCGGGACTTCTTCATCACCGTCCGGCACGGCGGGCAGGGCTCGCTGCGGGCGCTGCGGCACCGGCTGCAGGACGACCCCGAACTGCTCGCCAAGGGCCCGTCGGCCGTGCTGCACGCGATCGCCGACCACGTCGTCGACGGGTACATCGCTGTCGCCGACGCGGTGCAGGACGACATCGACGAGGTGGAGACCGAGGTCTTCTCGCCCGGCCGCAAGGGCACGCCGCGCGGCACGGACGCGGGGCGGATCTACCAACTCAAGCGCGAGGTCCTCGAGTTCAAGCGCGCCGTGTCGCCGCTGCTGCGGCCCATGCAGCTGCTGAGCGAGCGGCCGATGCGGCTGATCGACCCGGACATCCAGAAGTACTTCCGGGACGTCGCCGACCATGTCGCGCGGGTGCACGAGCAGGTCATCGGCTTCGACGAGCTCCTCAACTCGATCCTCCAGGCCAACCTCGCGCAGGCGTCCGTGGCACAGAACGAGGACATGCGGAAGATCACCTCGTGGGCCGCGATCATCGCCGTACCGACGATGGTGTGCGGGGTGTACGGCATGAACTTCGACTACATGCCGGAGACGCACTGGAAGTACGGCTACCCGGTGATCATGAGCGTCACGGTGGCCATCTGCCTGGGCATCCACCGCACGCTGAAGCGGAACGGATGGCTCTGAGCGGCCCGATCCGGCGACCGGGACCGGGCCGCGGGCGCCTGGATAGGCTTGGGCCATGACAAGCGAGCTGCTCGACCAGGCCCTCGTCGAGGAGGCCACGAAGAAGTCCGGCCTCGTCTGGGTCAGCGGACCCGGCGTCCCGGCCCGGGCGCTGTGGCACGCGTGGCACGAGGGGGCGGCGTGCGTCGTCGGCGACGGGCCGGGCGAGCAGCCGCTGCCGGGGCTGGTCGACGGGGCCACGGCCGAGGTGACGGTCCGCAGCAAGGACAAGGGCGGCCGGCTGGTCTCCTGGTCGGCGAAGGTCGTGGAACTGGCGCCGGGCTCCGAGCAGTGGGAGGCGACGGTCGCCGAGCTGAAGGGCAAGCGCCTCAACGCACCCGACGGTGAGGCCATGCCGTCCCGCTGGGCCCGCGAGTGCCGGGTGCTGCGCCTGGAGCCGACGGGAGCCACCGCCCCGCTGCCGGACGGCTCACTGGCCGAAGCCCCCTTGCCTTCCCCGGCGACGACGCGTCAGCCGATCCCCGCGGGGCTGCCGCGGCTGCTGCTGAAGAAGAAGAAGAAGCGGCGCCGCTAGGCGCTACTGCGCCGGGCGGTGCATCGGCAGGGCGGTCGGGCTGTCGCTGAGCAGCGCCGTCAGGACGTCGGCAGCTGCTTGCCGTAGTCCACCGTCTCGTCCTTGGCCGGCTTCTCCAGCGGGAAGTCCTTGCCCCAGGCTGAGAAGGTCAAGGTGCCCCCGCCGCCCGCGCGGGTGAGGCGGAGAGGGTACGGGGTGCCCTCCAGGGAGACGTCGAGGGTGCCGCCGGCGCCCTTGTCGCCGGTGATGCGGATGGTCGGGGTGCCGTCCTGCTCCTGGCGCCCGTCGGTGGCGAGAGCGCCGTGGAGCGTCAACAGGCCGTCGAGCAGGACACCCTTGTCCGTGAAGCCGCTGAACTTCTTGTACGACGGATCACCCTCCGGCACTCTCACGTACTTGCCGTTCAGCTTGTCCGCTGCCGCATCGGTCTTGGCGCCGTCCGCGTCGCTCCAGAACCCGCCGTCGGCCTTCAGATACAGCTGCTCGCCGATCCGCAGCAGTTGGAACGTGGCCCCCTGGGCGGTGACCGACCCCGTGCCGCCGTCGGAATTCAGCTGCATGTCGAGCTTGTAGGTGCGCCCGCTGGTGACCACGCTCCCGGCGAGGCGGACCGCTTCGGCGGAATCGGCGGCCGTGCGGGACTTGCGCTGGATCTCGGCGGCCGTCAGCTTGCCGACACCGTTGGTGCCCTCGTCCGGGTCCTCACTGCATCCCGTCAGTCCGGCTCCCGACACGACCAGAGCGCACACGGCGCTCACCATCGCGGCCCGGCGAATACGACCCTGAGGAATCGCAGGCACAGGTGGGGCTGCCTTTCTGTTGTGGGACCCGAGCGGCGTACCGCAGCGTACCGGGGTGTCAGGGCTCGGGCGGAGCCAGTCCGTCCGGACTGCTCACCAGGGCGTATCGGATCCGGACGGGCTAGCCTGAAGCCCACCCGAGCGGGCAATTCGGGTAAGCGGCACAGTCCACGAATCGGCAAGCGCATCAGCAGGCAAAGGAGCCTCAGCCATGGCAGCCGGCGCTCCCCGGATCTTCGTCTCGCACCTCGCCGGCGTCGCCGCGTTCGACCCGAACGGCGACCAGGTGGGGAGGGTCCGCGATCTGGTCGTCATGCTGCGCGTCGGCCGGCGCCCGCCACGGCTGCTCGGCCTGGTCGTCGAACTCTCCACCCGGCGCCGCCTCTTCCTGCCCATGACCCGCGTCACCAGCATCGAGTCCGGCCAGGTCATCACGACCGGCGTGCTCAACGTCCGCCGTTTCGAGCAGCGCCCCACCGAGCGCCTCGTCTTCGGCGAGCTGCTCGACCGGCGCGTCACCCTCGTCGAGACCGGCGAGGAGGTCACCGTCCTCGATCTGTCGGTCGGGCAGCTGCCGGCCCGCCGGGACTGGGAGATCGACAAGGTGTTCGTGCGCAAGGGGGGCCGGAGCGGCGCCTTCCGGCGGGCCAAGGGCGAGTCGCTGACCGTCGAGTGGTCCGCCGTCACCGGCTTCACCCTGGAGGAGAAGGGACAGGGCGCCGAGAGCCTCCTCGCCACCTTCGAGCAGCTGCGCCCCGCCGACCTCGCCAACGTCCTGCACCACCTCTCCCCCAAGCGTCGTGCCGAGGTCGCCGCGGCCCTCGACGACGACCGCCTCGCCGACGTCCTCGAGGAGCTCCCCGAGGACGACCAGATCGAGATCCTCGGCAAGCTGAAGGAGGAGCGTGCCGCCGATGTCCTAGAGGCCATGGACCCGGACGACGCGGCCGACCTGCTCGCTGAGCTGCCGGAGGACGACAAGGAGCGGCTGCTGAGCCTGATGCAGCCCGCCGACGCGGCCGACATGCGCCGCCTGATGGCGTACGAGGAGCACACGGCCGGCGGGCTGATGACGACCGAGCCGGTCATCCTGCGCCCCGACGCCACCGTCGCCGACGCCCTCGCCCGGGTCCGCAACCCCGACCTGTCCCCCGCCCTGGCCGCCCAGGTCTACGTCTGCCGACCGCCCGACGAGACCCCGACCGGCAAGTACCTCGGCACGGTCCACTTCCAGCGGCTGCTGCGCGACCCGCCGTACACGCTGGTCAGCTCGATGGTCGACGAGGCTCTGGAGGCCCTGGACCCGGACGCGGCGCTGCCGGTCGTCGCCGGGTTCTTCGCGACGTACGACATGGTCGCGGCGCCCGTCGTTGACGAGTCCGGATCGCTGCTGGGCGTGGTGACCGTGGACGACGTACTGGACCACATGCTTCCCGACGACTGGCGGGAGACGGAGTTCCACCTGGACGAGGGCGCGGGCGAGGGGGTGACGGTGAATGGCTCCTGAACGCGAGGGCACGCGCGAGCGCGTCGTGTCGGGCGCCACCGCGACCACCCGGGCGCCCCGTACGCGCCTCGACCAGCCCCGCCCGCCGCGCCGCCGGATCCTGCCCGAGTGGGATCCGGAGGCCTTCGGACGGCTGTCGGAGCGCGTCGCCCGCTTCATCGGCACCGGACGGTTCCTCGTCTGGATGACGATCGTGATCATCGTGTGGGTGCTGTGGAACATCGCCGCACCGGGCGATCTGCGGTTCGACGAGTACCCGTTCATCTTCCTGACGCTGGCCCTGTCCCTGCAGGCCTCCTACGCCGCCCCGCTGATCCTGCTCGCGCAGAACCGGCAGGACGACCGCGACCGGGTCAACCTGGAGCAGGACCGCAAGCAGAACGAGCGGTCGATCGCCGACACCGAGTACCTGACCCGCGAGATCGCCGCGCTGCGCATCGGCCTGGGCGAGGTGGCCACCCGCGACTGGATGCGCTCGGAGCTGCAGGACCTGCAGAAGGACCTGGACGAGCGGGGCAACGGTCACCGGCACGGCGGTCACCGCGAGCACGGGGTATTCCCGGCAGATCGGTCTGCTGGACGTGACGTAGACGACCGCTGACGGGCTTACCCGGGCATGGCTACCGCGCCGTACCATCGTCCTATGGCTACGGAAGACGCGGTGCGCGAAGCACTGGCGACGGTGAACGACCCCGAGATCAACCGTCCCATCACCGAACTGGGGATGGTCAAGTCGGTGGAGATCGGTGCGGACGGTGCGGTCGCGGTCACCGTGTACCTGACGGTCTCCGGCTGCCCGATGCGCGAGACGATCACCCAGCGCGTGACGGACGCCGTCTCCCGCGTCGACGGCGTCACCCGTGTCGACGTCACCCTCGACGTCATGAGCGACGAGCAGCGCAAGGAACTGGCGAACGCCCTGCGCGGCGGCACCGCCGAGCGTGAGGTGCCCTTCGCCAAACCGGGCTCGCTGACCCGCGTGTACGCGGTCGCCTCCGGCAAGGGCGGCGTCGGCAAGTCGTCCGTGACGGTCAACCTGGCGGCGGCGATGGCGGCCGACGGCCTCAAGGTGGGCGTCGTCGACGCCGACATCTACGGCCACAGCGTGCCGCGCATGCTGGGCGCCGACGGGCGTCCGACCCAGGTCGAGAACATGATCATGCCGCCGTCGGCGAACGGCGTGAAGGTCATCTCCATCGGCATGTTCACGCCGGGCAACGCCCCGGTGGTCTGGCGCGGCCCGATGCTGCACCGCGCGCTCCAGCAGTTCCTGGCGGACGTGTACTGGGGTGACCTGGACGTCCTGCTCCTGGACCTTCCCCCGGGCACGGGCGACATCGCGATCTCGGTGGCCCAGCTGGTCCCGAACGCGGAGATCCTCGTCGTCACCACGCCTCAGCAGGCGGCCGCCGAGGTCGCCGAGCGGGCCGGCTCCATCGCCGTCCAGACCCACCAGAAGATCGTCGGCGTGGTCGAGAACATGTCCGGCCTGCCCTGCCCGCACTGCGACGAGATGGTCGACGTCTTCGGCACGGGCGGCGGCCAGAGGGTCGCCGAGGGCCTCACCCGCACGACGGGCGCCAACGTCCCGGTCCTCGGCAGCATCCCCATCGACGTCCGCCTGCGCGAGGGCGGCGACGAGGGCAAGCCGGTCGTCCTGACCGACCCGGACTCCCCGGCGGGCTCGGCCCTGCGCGCGATCGCGGGGAAGCTGGGAGGCCGCCAGCGGGGCCTGTCGGGCATGTCGCTGGGGATCACGCCGCGCAACAAGTTCTGAGTGCTGTACGAGGATGGGGGCGCCGTCTCACCGGACGGCGCCCCCATCGTCGTAACCGTGTCTCACGGCAGGCCGAAACCTAGGCGTACGCCGAGATGTCCTTGATCATGGCGAAGCCCAACCCGTACGCGCTCATGCCTCGCCCGTACGCCCCCACGTGCACCCCCTCCTGAGTGGAGCCGGCCAGCACCCAGCCGAACTCGGACTCCCGGTAGTGGAAGGGCGTGGGCACCCCGTCCACCGGCAGGGACAGCGTCGACCAGTCCGAACCCTCGAGGTCGTCCGCGAGGGCCCACGCCGTCTCCGTCTGCTGATCCAGCCAGTCGTCGCGCAGCGAGTGGTCCATCTGGCCCGGCCAGGTGAAGGACAGCAGCCCCACCCCCGCGAGCCATGCCGCCGAGGACACCGACGTGGCCTCCAGCAGCCCCGTACCGTCGGCGCTGCGCCGGGACGGGTTCGCCGCGACGGTCACGACCACCGCGAACTTCTCCCGGTCCTCCGTCGCCTCGTTCCGTACGGAGGGCTCGTCGCCGTGCCCGACCGATCCGTGTTCCACGGACCCGTCGGCCGCCATGCCGACCTGCATCAGCCAGCGCGGCCCCGTGAAGGCCTCGTCGAGGCCGTACCACGGGAAGGGCGCCAACAGGTAGCCGTCGACCGTACGCCGGGCGGTGGGGACCTGCTGCCCGCTCTCCGCGGCCGGTTCCTGCGCGACTGCCCGACTCGTCGTCTGACTCGTCGTCTCCATCTGCCCGGACGCCTCCTCGTTCTCGCCGGACCAGCCCGGCCCGCCCCCCTTCGGGCGTACTCGTCCGGTCCGCACAACAACTCGGCAGCATAGCCACACCGCTGCGAGCAGCCGTGAAACCGCCCGGCGCGCGGGGCGCGCAGAGGGCGGGTTCAGGCCGTGCACGACCCGAGCGGAGTATGAGAAGCGTCACGTACGGGCGGTGTCCCGCCCGCCTGTTCGTACCGGTCAGGTGGCGTCGGCGTCGTAGGGCGGGCGCTCGTCGCGGGGGTTCTCCGGCTTCTTCGTCATGTCGATCGCGCCGGCGGCGGAACCAGAGGTTCCCGAGGCGGAGGACGACGAGGACGATTCCGCGTCACGGCTGTGGACGGCGTCGGTGACCTCGGCCATTTCCTTCTTCAGGTCGAAGCCGTTGCGGATCTCCTTCAGCCCCAGCTCGTCGTTGTCCAGCTGCTTGCGGATGAACGCCTTGGGGTTGAGGTCCTCGAATTCGAAGTCCTTGAACTCCGGACCCAGTTCCTGCCGGATGTCCTGCTTGGCGCTCTCCGAGAACTCGCGGATCTTGCGGATCGTCCGCGTGGCGTCCTGGATGAGCTTGGGGAGCTTGTCCGGACCGAAGACGAGCACGGCGAGGACAATGAGCGTCACCAGCTCGAGCGGTCCTATGTCATTGAACACCTGAAGCTCCTTGCGATGTCCTCGGTCGGCTCCACGGTACCCGGCGATCCGCTACGACCGGTACTGTCCCGAGGCCTCCGAATGCGGGTGGGCGTGCGGTTTTCCGGGTTGTTTGCCTTATCAGGACCCGTGTGGGGGGTGACGCGGGTCACGCTGAGAGGTTTCTGTGAGTCTCGGCCCCGCTCAGTCTCCGCTCGACGAGCCCAGCGTCAGCGACACCGAGATCTCCTTTCCGCCGCGCTCCAAGGTCAGTTCCAGCCGGTCGCCGGGGCGGTGGGCGCGGGTCCTGACGATGAGTTCCTCACCGGAGTGCACGCGCTGGCCGTTGACCTCGGTGATGACGTCGCCCGACTTGATGCCGGCCTTGGCGCCGGGGCCGCCGCCGGTGACCGCGGGGCCGCCGTCGCTGCCCTTGGCGCCGACGCGGGCTCCGTCGCCGGTGTAGTCCATGTCGAGGGTGACCCCGATGACGGGGTGGGTCGCCCTGCCCGTGTTGATCAGCTCCTCGGCGACGCGCTTCGCCTGGTTGACCGGGATGGCGAAGCCGAGGCCGATGGAGCCGGCCTGGCCGCCGTCGAGGTCGGATCCGCTGTCGGCGGAACGGATCGCGGAGTTGATGCCGACGACACGGCCCTGGGCATCGAGAAGGGGGCCTCCGGAGTTGCCCGGGTTGATGGGCGCGTCGGTCTGCAGCGCGTCGACGTACGACACGTCACTCCCGTCGCCGCTCTCACCGCCGGCCGTGATCGGCCGCTCCTTGGCGCTGACGATGCCGGAGGTGACCGTGCCCGCCAGGTCGAACGGGGCGCCGATGGCCACGACAGGGTCGCCGACGTGGACGTTGTCGGAGTTGCCGAGCGGCAGCGGGGCGAGGCCGCGGACGCCGGTGACCTTGACGACCGCGAGGTCGTAGCCGCCGTCCCGGCCGACGACGGTGGCCTTCGCGGTGTCGCCGCTGTGGAAGGTCACGGATATCTCGCCGTCATCGCCCGCGGGTTCGACGACGTGGTTGTTGGTGAGGATGTGACCGCGGTCGTCGAGCACGAACCCGGTGCCGGTGCCCTGCTCCTCGTTGCCGCTCACATGCAGCGTCACGACACTCGGCAGGGCACGCGCGGCGATCCCGGCGACGCTGTCCGGCGCCCGCCCGGCGGACTCACTGCCGGCCTGCGGCAGCTCCACGTCCCCCACCCCCCCGTTGCGCTCCAGATACGTCCCCACGGCACCACCGACCCCACCGGACACGAGCGCGAGCAGCAGGGCACCGACGAGGAGCGCCTTCCTTCCGCGGCTGCGGCTCGGCTCACCGGTGACGCCTGCAACGCCGTTGTGCTGGAGGGGGCGGTGGGGTGGGGGGTCGTGTGGGGGTGCGGGACCAGGGGTCGTAGTTCTGCCATGGGTCGGCGGGGGGTGGGGCGTCCGCCGCCGGAGCCGCCGGGGCGGGGGTGGCCTGGGTGGCTGTGCCGGGCGCCGGAGGCGCTGTCTGGGCGGGGATGCCGGGGGCGCCGCCGTGACGGTTGAGCTGAGGGCTGGGCTCGGCGTGGGGGTGGGTTCGGCGACGGACGGGGGCGGGGGTACGGGTGGCGCGGGTGCGGGGTGTGCTGCGTCCTGGGTGCCGGTCGTCGGGGCGGGTGCAACGGGCTCGGGCATCGGCACGCCGTGCGCCACTGGAGGGGTCGCTACGGACGTCCCGTGCGCGGGCGTGGTCGCCGGGTGCTGGACCGGCGGAGCGGGCGCCCAGGGGCCGGGCTCGCCGTAGGGCGGGGTGCTGTAGGGGTCGGGGTCGTGCAGGGGCTTGGGGCGCTCGGCGTCGTCAGCAGCTCCGACTGCCGTGACCGTCACGTCTGCCTCCGGGACGGACGCGGGTGCTCCACTCGGCCGCGCCAGCTCGAAGTCCCCCTCGCCCGAAGCCGCGTCGCCGTCACCGTCACCGTCGCCGTCCACGCGCGCAGCAGGCCGCGCCAGTACGAAGTCCGTCTCGGCGGAAGCCCCGTCACCGCCACTGCCGCTCACCGCAGGCCGAAGCTCGAAGTCCCCCGCCTTTGCGGCCCCGTCGCCGGCTGCTCCCACCGCGGGCCGCGCCAGCTCGAAGTCGCCCTCGGCTGACGTCCCGCCACGACCGTCGCCGACCGCGGGCCGCGCCAGCTCGAAGTCGCCCTCGACATCGGCACCGTGGCCCCGCGCACCGGCGTCCCCGGCAGCCCCGTCCGGTGTCGTCGGCCCGCTCAAGTCGTCCGGCGCCCGAGCCGGCCCCTCCGGCTCGGCCGAGGGCCCCTGCGGTCGAGGTCGGTTCCACCACTTCGCCTTCGCGGGCTTCCCCTCGTTCATGCTCTGCTTCCTGCTCACTGCTGACCCGATGCTCGAGTAGGGCGCTCCGCTCCTGGCCGCGTCCGGACGGACACGGCCGGCGTCCGGCTGGGCAGCCTCAGCCGATCGGTCGCCGCCCCGCAGCCCGTATGCCGGCTGTTCCAAGGAGCCCCGCCCGAACGGTGCCGCGCCGACGGCAGCGGCTGCATGCGATCCCTGGCTTCCCGGCAGGCCGCCACCGGGACGTCCCGGCGCCCGAATGCCTACTCGACTCTGCGCTGTCGCACTCAGGTTCCCCCCAGGAAACCGGCGACCTCGTGCTACCCCCCATCCGGCACGCGGCGTCAACGGC comes from the Streptomyces sp. NBC_00443 genome and includes:
- a CDS encoding magnesium and cobalt transport protein CorA encodes the protein MSMIRDLRAVVRPSRVSLRKDSGAYDTTRDPATPSAVIDCAVYRSGARVETPQPLTPHEAMRRVRRDGGFVWIGLHEPTEAEFAGIASEFGLHPLAVEDAVQAHQRPKLERYDDSLFTVFKTIHYVEHDELTANSEVVETGEVMCFTGRDFFITVRHGGQGSLRALRHRLQDDPELLAKGPSAVLHAIADHVVDGYIAVADAVQDDIDEVETEVFSPGRKGTPRGTDAGRIYQLKREVLEFKRAVSPLLRPMQLLSERPMRLIDPDIQKYFRDVADHVARVHEQVIGFDELLNSILQANLAQASVAQNEDMRKITSWAAIIAVPTMVCGVYGMNFDYMPETHWKYGYPVIMSVTVAICLGIHRTLKRNGWL
- a CDS encoding magnesium transporter MgtE N-terminal domain-containing protein, whose amino-acid sequence is MAAGAPRIFVSHLAGVAAFDPNGDQVGRVRDLVVMLRVGRRPPRLLGLVVELSTRRRLFLPMTRVTSIESGQVITTGVLNVRRFEQRPTERLVFGELLDRRVTLVETGEEVTVLDLSVGQLPARRDWEIDKVFVRKGGRSGAFRRAKGESLTVEWSAVTGFTLEEKGQGAESLLATFEQLRPADLANVLHHLSPKRRAEVAAALDDDRLADVLEELPEDDQIEILGKLKEERAADVLEAMDPDDAADLLAELPEDDKERLLSLMQPADAADMRRLMAYEEHTAGGLMTTEPVILRPDATVADALARVRNPDLSPALAAQVYVCRPPDETPTGKYLGTVHFQRLLRDPPYTLVSSMVDEALEALDPDAALPVVAGFFATYDMVAAPVVDESGSLLGVVTVDDVLDHMLPDDWRETEFHLDEGAGEGVTVNGS
- a CDS encoding DUF1003 domain-containing protein, which gives rise to MAPEREGTRERVVSGATATTRAPRTRLDQPRPPRRRILPEWDPEAFGRLSERVARFIGTGRFLVWMTIVIIVWVLWNIAAPGDLRFDEYPFIFLTLALSLQASYAAPLILLAQNRQDDRDRVNLEQDRKQNERSIADTEYLTREIAALRIGLGEVATRDWMRSELQDLQKDLDERGNGHRHGGHREHGVFPADRSAGRDVDDR
- a CDS encoding Mrp/NBP35 family ATP-binding protein, which encodes MATEDAVREALATVNDPEINRPITELGMVKSVEIGADGAVAVTVYLTVSGCPMRETITQRVTDAVSRVDGVTRVDVTLDVMSDEQRKELANALRGGTAEREVPFAKPGSLTRVYAVASGKGGVGKSSVTVNLAAAMAADGLKVGVVDADIYGHSVPRMLGADGRPTQVENMIMPPSANGVKVISIGMFTPGNAPVVWRGPMLHRALQQFLADVYWGDLDVLLLDLPPGTGDIAISVAQLVPNAEILVVTTPQQAAAEVAERAGSIAVQTHQKIVGVVENMSGLPCPHCDEMVDVFGTGGGQRVAEGLTRTTGANVPVLGSIPIDVRLREGGDEGKPVVLTDPDSPAGSALRAIAGKLGGRQRGLSGMSLGITPRNKF
- a CDS encoding sec-independent translocase; protein product: MFNDIGPLELVTLIVLAVLVFGPDKLPKLIQDATRTIRKIREFSESAKQDIRQELGPEFKDFEFEDLNPKAFIRKQLDNDELGLKEIRNGFDLKKEMAEVTDAVHSRDAESSSSSSASGTSGSAAGAIDMTKKPENPRDERPPYDADAT
- a CDS encoding trypsin-like peptidase domain-containing protein, which gives rise to MNEGKPAKAKWWNRPRPQGPSAEPEGPARAPDDLSGPTTPDGAAGDAGARGHGADVEGDFELARPAVGDGRGGTSAEGDFELARPAVGAAGDGAAKAGDFELRPAVSGSGGDGASAETDFVLARPAARVDGDGDGDGDAASGEGDFELARPSGAPASVPEADVTVTAVGAADDAERPKPLHDPDPYSTPPYGEPGPWAPAPPVQHPATTPAHGTSVATPPVAHGVPMPEPVAPAPTTGTQDAAHPAPAPPVPPPPSVAEPTPTPSPALSSTVTAAPPASPPRQRLRRPAQPPRPPPPRRLRRRTPHPPPTHGRTTTPGPAPPHDPPPHRPLQHNGVAGVTGEPSRSRGRKALLVGALLLALVSGGVGGAVGTYLERNGGVGDVELPQAGSESAGRAPDSVAGIAARALPSVVTLHVSGNEEQGTGTGFVLDDRGHILTNNHVVEPAGDDGEISVTFHSGDTAKATVVGRDGGYDLAVVKVTGVRGLAPLPLGNSDNVHVGDPVVAIGAPFDLAGTVTSGIVSAKERPITAGGESGDGSDVSYVDALQTDAPINPGNSGGPLLDAQGRVVGINSAIRSADSGSDLDGGQAGSIGLGFAIPVNQAKRVAEELINTGRATHPVIGVTLDMDYTGDGARVGAKGSDGGPAVTGGGPGAKAGIKSGDVITEVNGQRVHSGEELIVRTRAHRPGDRLELTLERGGKEISVSLTLGSSSGD